One window of the Etheostoma spectabile isolate EspeVRDwgs_2016 chromosome 16, UIUC_Espe_1.0, whole genome shotgun sequence genome contains the following:
- the rnf180b gene encoding E3 ubiquitin-protein ligase RNF180 isoform X1 produces MLRCRRCRKAIIDSTCLSMVEATDDSSAAVCSIWHMDVDTLPEWILASVHQAQWTVGKLNCQNCGARLGGFNFINRSECPCGRDAAVHLNKSRVDRDHRHYDLIVQPGRTRPEKERAGTPEQNRDQRPEFNRTPLDDVQLNCAAVASHLSPAEASNPPTDRENPQSFSFSPLYCISHRRRCSLEDDSAFGACFCPVSPAVKCAVESTGTGTHGSKRSPVPHLTSQRFDTDGEASVGAVAGRRIVSGRTRRSRLGGQLLQASEEVESSPETTAVHQEVSASSRLFHRGRSVSDSAAEQDQEVWPEALVASPASNRLSKREKNRLKSLRRKQRRRERWLLSQLEQAGSVSGSHMDSEEEEDREGLTCAVCLELYFSPYSCQPCGHVFCEPCLRTIAKNRPTNTPCPLCRALISHTNPHHELNENAKAFFPKVYYARKQNFQSAFCAKWPLPSCRKRFRTFWGEPRQAAAARRRWHLVHGFTLNALDFNDVRGLVIVYTHSVNWILASLFLCFLIYYFFF; encoded by the exons ATGCTCCGCTGCAGGAGGTGTCGGAAAGCCATCATAGACTCGACTTGTTTATCGATG GTCGAGGCCACAGATGATAGCTCGGCTGCGGTTTGCAGTATTTGGCACATGGATGTGGACACACTGCCAGAGTGGATCCTCGCCTCAGTTCACCAG GCCCAGTGGACTGTAGGAAAACTGAACTGCCAGAACTGCGGAGCTCGCTTGGGCGGCTTTAACTTCATCAACCGTAGCGAGTGTCCCTGCGGCCGAGACGCCGCCGTCCACCTCAACAAAAGCCGCGTGGATCGCGACCACAGACACTACGACCTCATCGTCCAGCCAGGGAGGACGAGGCCCGAGAAAGAACGGGCCGGTACGCCCGAACAGAACAGAGATCAGAGGCCTGAGTTTAACAGGACCCCGCTGGACGACGTGCAGCTCAACTGTGCCGCTGTCGCGTCCCACCTCAGCCCCGCCGAGGCCTCAAACCCCCCGACTGACCGTGAAAACCCCCAGTCGTTCTCTTTCAGTCCTCTGTACTGCATCTCTCATAGGAGACGCTGCAGTTTGGAAGATGATTCTGCCTTCGGGGCGTGTTTTTGCCCTGTAAGCCCTGCCGTCAAGTGTGCCGTAGAGAGTACAGGGACAGGGACACATGGGTCTAAACGGTCACCTGTCCCGCATCTCACAAGTCAGCGGTTTGACACCGACGGCGAAGCCTCAGTCGGCGCTGTCGCCGGCCGTCGGATTGTTTCTGGAAGGACACGGCGGTCACGCCTGGGCGGACAGCTGCTGCAGGCGTCCGAGGAGGTTGAGTCCTCTCCGGAGACCACGGCTGTCCACCAGGAAGTGTCCGCTTCATCCCGGCTTTTCCACAGAGGGAGGTCCGTCTCCGACAGTGCAGCCGAGCAGGACCAGGAAGTGTGG CCTGAAGCCCTCGTGGCCTCCCCGGCCTCAAACCGACtgagcaagagagagaagaacCGGCTGAAGAGTCTCCGGAGgaaacagaggaggagagagcgaTGGCTGCTCAGCCAGCTGGAGCAG gctgGGAGTGTGAGCGGTTCACACATGgacagtgaggaggaggaggacagagagggcCTTACCTGCGCCGTGTGTCTGGAGCTTTACTTCAGCCCGTACAGCTGTCAGCCCTGCGGCCACGTCTTCTGCGAGCCGTGTCTCCGCACAATCGCCAAGAACCGACCGACAAACACCCCCTGCCCTCTCTGCCGCGCCCTCATCTCACACACCAACCCGCACCACG AGCTCAACGAAAACGCTAAGGCCTTCTTCCCGAAGGTGTACTACGCCCGCAAGCAGAACTTCCAGAGTGCTTTCTGTGCAAAGTGGCCTCTGCCCAGCTGTCGCAAGCGCTTCCGTACCTTCTGGG GAGAGCCGAGACAGGCAGCGGCTGCAAGGAGACGCTGGCACTTGGTCCACGGTTTCACGCTGAATGCTTTGGATTTCAACGACGTGCGCGGCCTGGTCATCGTCTACACCCACTCAGTCAACTGGATCCTGGCTTCCCTGTTCCTCTGCTTCCTCATCTACTACTTCTTCTTTTGA
- the LOC116704161 gene encoding regulator of G-protein signaling 7-binding protein B produces the protein MCSAPYRRKKRPRSAGSIFPVSKVAQSEPERRESTEEAVDHSRMTVQEFNTLVALYREQVISVGEISADCPSLRAHMYNTRSKGCSMARAAHHDLTLISVSGLEDGEIHPEICRLFIQLQCCLEMFITEMLKSMCLLGVLQLHKKRTDSEPRLDLRIDESSDVPILEERSSSPIDFPQEQWLVGMDIQNIERDMREMRNLLSKIRDTMPLPLKNQDDSSLLNLTPQPLIRQRKRRFPGLCCMVSG, from the exons atgtgttctGCACCGTACAGGCGGAAAAAGCGCCCAAGATCCGCAGGGAGCATTTTTCCCGTCAGTAAAGTGGCGCAGTCGGAGCCGGAGCGCCGGGAGAGCACGGAGGAGGCCGTGGACCACAGCAGGATG ACAGTGCAGGAATTTAACACCCTGGTAGCGCTATACCGGGAGCAGGTGATATCCGTCGGGGAGATCTCCGCCGACTGTCCGTCTCTGCGGGCTCACATGTACAACACTCGGTCCAAAGGATGCTCCATGGCCCGGGCTGCACACCACGACCTCACCCTCATCTCTGTTTCAGG TTTAGAGGACGGAGAGATCCACCCTGAGATCTGTCGCCTCTTCATCCAGTTGCAGTGCTGCCTGGAGATGTTCATAACAGAGATGCTCAAATCCATGTGCCTGCTGGGGGTGCTGCAGCTACACAAAAAAA GAACGGACTCGGAGCCGAGGTTGGACCTGAGGATAGATGAAAGCTCGGACGTTCCCATCCTGGAAGAGCGATCGTCCTCCCCCATCGACTTTCCTCAGGAGCAATGGCTGGTGGGAATGGATATTCAAAATATAGAGAG AGATATGCGAGAGATGCGAAACCTACTCAGCAAAATCAGGGACACAATGCCATTGCCACTGAAAAACCAAG aTGACAGCAGCTTGTTGAATCTGACACCACAGCCGCTAatcagacagaggaagagacgCTTCCCTGGCCTCTGCTGCATGGTGTCTGGCTGA
- the rnf180b gene encoding E3 ubiquitin-protein ligase RNF180 isoform X2, which translates to MLRCRRCRKAIIDSTCLSMAQWTVGKLNCQNCGARLGGFNFINRSECPCGRDAAVHLNKSRVDRDHRHYDLIVQPGRTRPEKERAGTPEQNRDQRPEFNRTPLDDVQLNCAAVASHLSPAEASNPPTDRENPQSFSFSPLYCISHRRRCSLEDDSAFGACFCPVSPAVKCAVESTGTGTHGSKRSPVPHLTSQRFDTDGEASVGAVAGRRIVSGRTRRSRLGGQLLQASEEVESSPETTAVHQEVSASSRLFHRGRSVSDSAAEQDQEVWPEALVASPASNRLSKREKNRLKSLRRKQRRRERWLLSQLEQAGSVSGSHMDSEEEEDREGLTCAVCLELYFSPYSCQPCGHVFCEPCLRTIAKNRPTNTPCPLCRALISHTNPHHELNENAKAFFPKVYYARKQNFQSAFCAKWPLPSCRKRFRTFWGEPRQAAAARRRWHLVHGFTLNALDFNDVRGLVIVYTHSVNWILASLFLCFLIYYFFF; encoded by the exons ATGCTCCGCTGCAGGAGGTGTCGGAAAGCCATCATAGACTCGACTTGTTTATCGATG GCCCAGTGGACTGTAGGAAAACTGAACTGCCAGAACTGCGGAGCTCGCTTGGGCGGCTTTAACTTCATCAACCGTAGCGAGTGTCCCTGCGGCCGAGACGCCGCCGTCCACCTCAACAAAAGCCGCGTGGATCGCGACCACAGACACTACGACCTCATCGTCCAGCCAGGGAGGACGAGGCCCGAGAAAGAACGGGCCGGTACGCCCGAACAGAACAGAGATCAGAGGCCTGAGTTTAACAGGACCCCGCTGGACGACGTGCAGCTCAACTGTGCCGCTGTCGCGTCCCACCTCAGCCCCGCCGAGGCCTCAAACCCCCCGACTGACCGTGAAAACCCCCAGTCGTTCTCTTTCAGTCCTCTGTACTGCATCTCTCATAGGAGACGCTGCAGTTTGGAAGATGATTCTGCCTTCGGGGCGTGTTTTTGCCCTGTAAGCCCTGCCGTCAAGTGTGCCGTAGAGAGTACAGGGACAGGGACACATGGGTCTAAACGGTCACCTGTCCCGCATCTCACAAGTCAGCGGTTTGACACCGACGGCGAAGCCTCAGTCGGCGCTGTCGCCGGCCGTCGGATTGTTTCTGGAAGGACACGGCGGTCACGCCTGGGCGGACAGCTGCTGCAGGCGTCCGAGGAGGTTGAGTCCTCTCCGGAGACCACGGCTGTCCACCAGGAAGTGTCCGCTTCATCCCGGCTTTTCCACAGAGGGAGGTCCGTCTCCGACAGTGCAGCCGAGCAGGACCAGGAAGTGTGG CCTGAAGCCCTCGTGGCCTCCCCGGCCTCAAACCGACtgagcaagagagagaagaacCGGCTGAAGAGTCTCCGGAGgaaacagaggaggagagagcgaTGGCTGCTCAGCCAGCTGGAGCAG gctgGGAGTGTGAGCGGTTCACACATGgacagtgaggaggaggaggacagagagggcCTTACCTGCGCCGTGTGTCTGGAGCTTTACTTCAGCCCGTACAGCTGTCAGCCCTGCGGCCACGTCTTCTGCGAGCCGTGTCTCCGCACAATCGCCAAGAACCGACCGACAAACACCCCCTGCCCTCTCTGCCGCGCCCTCATCTCACACACCAACCCGCACCACG AGCTCAACGAAAACGCTAAGGCCTTCTTCCCGAAGGTGTACTACGCCCGCAAGCAGAACTTCCAGAGTGCTTTCTGTGCAAAGTGGCCTCTGCCCAGCTGTCGCAAGCGCTTCCGTACCTTCTGGG GAGAGCCGAGACAGGCAGCGGCTGCAAGGAGACGCTGGCACTTGGTCCACGGTTTCACGCTGAATGCTTTGGATTTCAACGACGTGCGCGGCCTGGTCATCGTCTACACCCACTCAGTCAACTGGATCCTGGCTTCCCTGTTCCTCTGCTTCCTCATCTACTACTTCTTCTTTTGA